In the genome of Chloroflexota bacterium, one region contains:
- a CDS encoding RuBisCO large subunit C-terminal-like domain-containing protein: MLSAMALALSGERFRVVYRLTGDESDARAKAEDICLEQTVEFPSDLVPAGPIRDHIVGRIESFEALGPGHFEAVVSFAIETVGLELTQLISVIFGNISLKPGIRVERLELPERLLQVFKGPRFGREGLRAGLGVPERPLLCTALKPMGLSAKELAQLAYQFALGGIDIIKDDHGLADQPFAPYRERLQRCVEAVERANRETGQKCIYVPNITAPDDEIVEKALFARQTGAGGLLIAPGLTGLDTMRRLADDDRIALPIVSHPAFQGSFVTSPDSGISHYTLFGQMARLAGADASIFPNYGGRFAFNREECRSIAAGTAVSMGHIKPIFPTPGGGMSLSRVPEMLGIYGREVIFLIGGGLHKHGPDLVENCRYFRQLVEEM, translated from the coding sequence ATGCTATCCGCCATGGCTTTGGCGCTATCTGGGGAGCGCTTCAGAGTAGTCTATCGTCTAACTGGCGACGAAAGCGACGCCCGCGCCAAAGCGGAGGATATCTGTCTAGAGCAGACCGTCGAATTCCCAAGTGACCTTGTCCCGGCAGGCCCCATTCGGGACCACATCGTTGGGCGCATCGAGTCTTTCGAGGCGCTTGGCCCAGGTCATTTTGAGGCGGTAGTCAGCTTTGCTATTGAGACAGTTGGGCTCGAGCTAACCCAGCTCATCAGCGTTATCTTTGGCAACATCAGCCTCAAGCCAGGCATTCGCGTTGAGCGCCTGGAACTGCCCGAACGTTTACTGCAGGTGTTCAAAGGTCCGCGTTTTGGGCGGGAGGGATTGCGAGCTGGGCTGGGCGTGCCTGAACGACCCTTGCTGTGCACTGCGCTCAAACCTATGGGGCTTTCAGCCAAAGAACTGGCCCAGTTAGCCTACCAGTTTGCCCTGGGTGGAATTGACATCATCAAGGACGATCACGGGTTGGCAGATCAACCGTTCGCCCCTTATCGGGAACGCCTACAACGCTGTGTTGAAGCAGTGGAGCGGGCCAATCGGGAGACTGGGCAAAAGTGTATCTATGTGCCAAACATTACCGCGCCTGATGATGAGATTGTAGAAAAGGCTTTGTTTGCCAGGCAGACAGGTGCAGGCGGTCTACTCATCGCGCCTGGCTTGACTGGCTTGGATACCATGCGCCGTTTGGCTGACGACGACCGCATCGCTCTGCCCATCGTGAGTCATCCGGCTTTCCAGGGCAGCTTCGTCACCAGCCCTGATAGTGGTATCTCTCACTACACGCTCTTCGGCCAGATGGCTAGGTTAGCTGGCGCCGACGCCAGTATCTTTCCCAACTATGGCGGTCGGTTCGCATTTAACCGTGAGGAATGCCGAAGCATCGCTGCGGGCACGGCTGTGTCCATGGGACATATCAAGCCTATTTTCCCTACGCCCGGTGGCGGCATGAGCCTATCGCGTGTGCCCGAGATGCTGGGAATCTACGGGCGTGAGGTCATCTTCCTGATCGGTGGGGGACTGCACAAGCATGGCCCCGATCTGGTGGAAAACTGCCGCTATTTCCGTCAGTTGGTCGAAGAGATGTAA
- a CDS encoding type 1 glutamine amidotransferase, producing the protein MTLQDKRVAILVEDEFEDSELLEPLKAMRERGAQVTVVGSGAKDTYKGKRGATIRADTTADKVEAQMFDAIIVPGGHAPDKMRLSQPMIDLVKQAYVQGKVIAAICHGPQLLISADILRGHTLTSWLSVAVDIKNAGANWVDQPVVKDGNLITSRKPADLPQFNQAIIETLATG; encoded by the coding sequence ATGACACTGCAAGACAAACGAGTCGCCATTTTAGTGGAGGACGAATTCGAGGATAGCGAACTCCTTGAACCCCTGAAGGCGATGCGCGAGAGAGGAGCTCAGGTAACTGTGGTTGGTAGCGGCGCTAAGGACACTTATAAGGGGAAAAGAGGCGCTACTATCAGGGCTGATACCACAGCCGATAAGGTGGAAGCACAGATGTTTGATGCCATCATCGTACCCGGCGGACATGCCCCAGACAAGATGCGCCTCTCCCAGCCGATGATCGACCTGGTGAAGCAAGCCTATGTCCAAGGCAAGGTGATCGCCGCTATCTGTCATGGGCCGCAGCTCTTAATCTCAGCCGATATACTGCGTGGACACACGCTCACCAGCTGGCTCTCCGTGGCCGTGGATATAAAGAATGCTGGAGCCAACTGGGTTGATCAGCCCGTGGTCAAGGATGGCAACCTGATCACCTCGCGCAAACCGGCCGACCTGCCTCAGTTTAACCAGGCCATCATCGAGACCTTAGCCACAGGATAA
- a CDS encoding transketolase produces the protein MAISEEVLSWQDRARRVAWGIRKRVLEHTIASNGGYLSQACSSAEILATLYIKVMKLGPSQAPMLPPPFPGVPGKDNPHYFTGAGYNGPKAPDLDRFFLSPAHYALALYATLIEVGRMAPEGLAMFNKDGSSVEMIGAEHSPGMEVTCGSLGQTLSQAAGIALARKLHGETGRVWVFMSDGEFQSGQTWEAMQVLPFYNLDNVGVYVDVNGQQCDGKMEDVMRIEPLRSRAEAFGARVFQVDGHDVNALAAPAEMPTDGRPLVILAYTNPCQGIGLLEARRPRLHYVRFKDEEERAKYAAVLAKM, from the coding sequence ATGGCGATATCTGAAGAGGTTCTAAGCTGGCAAGATAGAGCTCGGCGTGTTGCCTGGGGCATCCGCAAGCGTGTACTAGAGCACACTATCGCCAGCAACGGCGGCTATCTCAGCCAGGCCTGTTCTTCAGCTGAAATCCTGGCTACTCTTTATATCAAAGTTATGAAGCTGGGGCCAAGTCAGGCGCCTATGCTCCCCCCGCCGTTTCCTGGCGTTCCTGGCAAGGATAATCCTCATTACTTCACTGGAGCGGGCTATAATGGACCAAAGGCTCCTGACTTGGATCGTTTCTTCCTTTCCCCTGCGCACTACGCTCTTGCCCTTTATGCCACGCTCATCGAAGTTGGCCGTATGGCTCCTGAAGGCCTGGCCATGTTCAACAAAGATGGTAGCTCGGTGGAGATGATCGGGGCAGAACATTCGCCGGGCATGGAGGTCACCTGCGGCTCTCTCGGCCAGACACTCAGCCAGGCCGCTGGCATCGCCCTAGCGCGCAAGCTGCATGGCGAGACCGGGCGCGTGTGGGTGTTCATGTCCGATGGTGAGTTCCAGTCGGGCCAGACGTGGGAAGCAATGCAGGTCCTCCCCTTCTACAATCTGGACAATGTGGGCGTCTATGTGGACGTGAATGGCCAACAGTGCGACGGCAAGATGGAAGATGTGATGAGGATTGAACCCCTTCGGAGTCGAGCAGAGGCTTTTGGGGCGCGTGTCTTTCAGGTGGATGGGCACGATGTAAATGCATTGGCTGCCCCTGCTGAAATGCCTACGGACGGCAGGCCGCTTGTTATCCTTGCCTATACCAATCCCTGCCAGGGCATCGGCCTGCTAGAGGCACGCCGTCCAAGACTACACTACGTGCGCTTCAAGGACGAAGAAGAACGCGCAAAGTACGCGGCCGTCCTGGCAAAAATGTAG
- a CDS encoding transketolase — protein MEVMSRVHARNLVEWARDKPEVVVLSADLTGSTEIDLFRDAYPDRFFSMGMAEQNMMSFAGGLAREGFYPFVHTFAVFIYRRAYDQIAASIAYPNLPVRIFGFLPGVTTPGGATHQAIEDIAVMCALPNMTILEVGDATDVETMLDVAQSINGPLYVRMLRGEIPRLFSKTEPLRLGQARILSTGADIVLFSSGICTEEAMRATQALAARGVSVQHMHISTLKPFKDPAVLEAAAQARYGMITMENHTILGGLGTCVAEMMAEAGIGKRLVRVGIRDTFLHGASRPYLMKKYGLDAMALIRAVEKLLDTTFGITEADLAAIRLESVHSAAKAEAL, from the coding sequence ATGGAAGTCATGTCACGTGTACACGCTCGCAACCTGGTCGAGTGGGCTAGGGATAAGCCGGAAGTGGTTGTGCTCTCCGCTGACCTGACTGGCTCGACGGAGATCGATCTCTTCCGCGATGCCTACCCCGACCGCTTCTTTTCGATGGGCATGGCTGAGCAGAATATGATGAGCTTCGCTGGCGGGTTGGCCCGCGAGGGATTCTACCCCTTTGTGCACACCTTCGCCGTGTTTATTTACCGACGGGCGTATGACCAAATTGCTGCCTCCATCGCCTACCCCAATCTGCCGGTGCGCATTTTTGGTTTCCTGCCCGGTGTTACTACACCAGGTGGCGCTACTCATCAGGCAATCGAAGATATTGCCGTGATGTGTGCCCTGCCCAACATGACGATTCTAGAGGTTGGTGATGCCACCGATGTAGAAACGATGCTGGATGTGGCGCAGTCGATCAATGGCCCGCTGTATGTGCGCATGCTGCGTGGTGAAATTCCGCGCCTCTTCTCCAAAACTGAGCCATTACGTCTGGGCCAGGCACGTATACTGAGCACCGGCGCCGACATCGTCCTGTTCTCCTCGGGCATCTGTACCGAAGAAGCTATGCGGGCCACTCAGGCGTTGGCCGCCCGAGGCGTTTCGGTTCAGCATATGCATATCTCCACACTCAAACCCTTCAAGGACCCGGCTGTGCTTGAGGCTGCCGCCCAAGCGCGCTATGGTATGATAACGATGGAGAATCACACCATCCTTGGCGGACTGGGCACCTGTGTAGCCGAAATGATGGCCGAAGCTGGCATAGGCAAAAGGCTGGTTAGGGTTGGCATCAGAGATACTTTCCTCCACGGGGCCAGCAGACCGTACTTGATGAAGAAGTACGGCTTGGATGCCATGGCCCTCATCCGCGCAGTCGAAAAACTGCTCGACACGACCTTTGGCATCACAGAAGCGGACCTGGCGGCCATCCGTCTCGAATCTGTGCACAGCGCAGCGAAGGCAGAAGCGCTCTGA
- a CDS encoding DUF72 domain-containing protein, with the protein MDTNPLIGTSGWVYEHWKGIFYPEGLPQAQQLRFYTAHFPTVEINYSFYHLPSRANFESWREQTPEDFVFAVKASRYLSHIKRLLNCAEPLGRFLENAAGLGSKMGVILFQFPPHWGKNIERLSAFLNLLPPNRRYAFEFRHPSWLSFNVYATLREHNCALCLPDHPTMPLDLQLTADFTYIRMHGGAYSIGYSDEELEIWAQRIKEYVRQNIQVYVYFNNDAEGYAVSNARKLMAMLTGR; encoded by the coding sequence ATGGACACCAACCCTCTCATCGGCACCTCTGGTTGGGTCTACGAGCATTGGAAAGGTATCTTTTACCCTGAAGGGCTGCCGCAGGCCCAGCAACTTAGATTTTACACAGCGCATTTCCCCACCGTGGAGATCAACTATTCCTTCTATCACCTCCCGAGCCGGGCTAACTTCGAGTCATGGCGGGAACAAACGCCCGAGGATTTCGTCTTTGCTGTCAAGGCCAGTCGTTACCTCTCCCACATCAAGCGGCTACTTAACTGTGCGGAACCGCTAGGACGTTTTCTGGAGAACGCGGCCGGGCTCGGGTCAAAGATGGGGGTAATTCTCTTCCAGTTCCCGCCCCACTGGGGAAAGAACATCGAGCGTCTCTCAGCCTTCCTGAATCTACTGCCACCAAATCGGCGTTACGCCTTCGAATTCCGCCACCCGAGCTGGCTAAGTTTCAATGTCTATGCCACCCTACGTGAACACAATTGTGCCCTTTGTCTCCCTGATCATCCGACCATGCCTCTGGACTTGCAGCTCACCGCCGATTTTACCTACATCCGGATGCATGGCGGGGCATATTCCATCGGCTACTCCGACGAGGAGCTCGAGATTTGGGCCCAGAGGATCAAGGAATACGTAAGACAAAACATTCAGGTTTACGTCTATTTTAATAATGATGCCGAGGGCTACGCTGTATCTAACGCCAGGAAGCTGATGGCTATGTTAACTGGCCGTTGA
- the dnaN gene encoding DNA polymerase III subunit beta — MKVSCLQENLAKGLSVVGRAVPTRSTLPITSNILLSTEESRLKMAATNLEIGITCWIGAKVEEEGAITIPARLLTEFVNSLPPDKIEMTLNAQTRSLNMRCARYEANMKGIDAEEFPPIPKIGDKATVTVEPGLLHEAINQVAFAAATDDSRPVLAGVLANFEGEALTLAAADGFRLAVRKVNLDQVVPQPLSIIVPARALQELARILSGEEEPVEITVTPNKTQVLFHLSNVDLVSRLIEGNFPNYQQVIPQRYTTRAVLGRSDFLSAAKIASLFARDGANIVRLQLVPGEELTPGKIIVTATAAEIGDTVGGIDAIVEGEGLQIAFNAKYLSDVLGVLGGGQVALEVTSPSSPGVIRPVSSEDYIHIIMPMHTTR, encoded by the coding sequence GTGAAAGTTTCCTGCTTACAAGAGAACCTGGCTAAAGGGCTATCCGTCGTAGGCCGGGCTGTACCCACCAGAAGTACACTCCCCATTACGAGCAACATCCTGCTGTCCACCGAGGAGTCACGTCTGAAGATGGCTGCCACTAACCTGGAGATAGGCATCACCTGTTGGATCGGAGCCAAGGTAGAGGAGGAGGGAGCCATCACCATCCCCGCTCGACTTCTAACCGAGTTCGTCAACTCTCTGCCTCCCGACAAGATCGAAATGACTCTCAACGCTCAGACACGGTCCCTCAACATGAGATGCGCTCGGTACGAAGCCAACATGAAGGGCATAGATGCCGAGGAGTTTCCTCCTATTCCGAAGATCGGTGATAAGGCGACCGTAACTGTGGAGCCTGGACTGCTCCACGAGGCCATCAACCAAGTAGCTTTCGCTGCCGCCACTGATGATAGCCGGCCCGTCCTGGCCGGCGTTCTGGCCAACTTTGAGGGCGAGGCCTTAACCCTAGCCGCGGCGGATGGCTTCCGTTTGGCTGTCCGCAAGGTAAACCTGGATCAAGTGGTACCTCAACCCCTGTCTATCATCGTACCAGCCCGCGCCTTGCAGGAGCTAGCGCGTATCCTGAGCGGCGAGGAGGAACCGGTCGAGATCACAGTCACCCCGAACAAGACCCAGGTGCTTTTCCACCTGAGCAACGTCGATTTAGTTTCCCGCCTGATTGAGGGTAATTTCCCGAACTACCAACAGGTCATCCCTCAACGGTATACAACCCGTGCCGTCTTAGGTCGGTCTGATTTCCTCAGTGCGGCCAAGATCGCTTCCCTCTTTGCCCGCGATGGGGCCAATATAGTTCGGCTGCAACTAGTGCCGGGTGAGGAGCTGACACCAGGCAAGATTATCGTTACCGCTACGGCAGCGGAGATCGGCGATACCGTGGGAGGCATAGACGCCATCGTGGAGGGAGAAGGCCTACAGATTGCCTTTAACGCCAAGTATCTGTCCGATGTCCTGGGGGTCCTGGGGGGTGGTCAGGTCGCCCTGGAGGTAACAAGCCCCTCCAGCCCGGGGGTGATACGACCGGTCAGCAGTGAGGACTATATCCACATCATTATGCCCATGCATACTACACGATAG
- the trxB gene encoding thioredoxin-disulfide reductase, whose translation MANYDLIIVGGGPAGLTAGIYACRSRLNTLLIEKGLPGGQTATIERIENYPGFEEISGLELSNRLESQAKRFGLEITLEEVTSLAVQEERRLVFAVGERYEAKAVIIASGAQPTKLGVPGEEEYRGRGVSYCATCDGAFFEGARVAVVGGGDSAIQEADYLTRFASKLIVIHRRDALRATKVLQERALANPKIEFRWNSVVEEIQGNDMVTKLILRNVKDGTRGELPVDGVFVYVGIRPNTEFLRGTVDLDPQGYIVTNARMETNVPGVYAAGDVRQKHLRQIVTAAADGAIAAMAADHYLATQRK comes from the coding sequence ATGGCAAACTACGACTTAATCATCGTTGGGGGAGGCCCGGCTGGGTTAACGGCTGGGATTTACGCCTGTCGAAGTAGACTTAACACCCTTCTTATCGAGAAGGGGTTGCCTGGGGGTCAAACAGCAACTATCGAGCGTATCGAGAACTACCCGGGCTTTGAGGAGATCAGTGGACTGGAGCTTTCCAATCGCCTGGAATCCCAGGCCAAGCGTTTTGGCTTGGAGATAACCCTTGAGGAGGTGACGAGTTTAGCTGTGCAGGAGGAGCGCCGTCTCGTCTTTGCGGTGGGAGAGCGGTACGAAGCCAAGGCGGTCATCATTGCTAGCGGGGCTCAGCCAACCAAACTCGGTGTGCCAGGGGAGGAGGAGTACCGTGGGAGAGGTGTTTCCTATTGTGCCACGTGTGATGGGGCCTTTTTTGAGGGGGCGAGGGTGGCTGTTGTTGGTGGTGGCGACTCGGCTATCCAGGAGGCTGATTATCTGACGCGGTTCGCCAGCAAGCTAATCGTAATCCACCGTCGTGACGCTCTAAGGGCCACGAAGGTCCTTCAGGAGCGCGCCCTGGCTAATCCTAAAATAGAGTTTCGCTGGAACAGCGTGGTCGAGGAGATTCAAGGTAATGACATGGTGACCAAGTTGATCCTGCGGAATGTAAAGGATGGGACGCGAGGGGAGTTGCCTGTAGATGGTGTCTTCGTCTATGTAGGCATTCGTCCCAATACGGAGTTCCTGCGCGGCACCGTTGACCTGGACCCACAGGGTTACATTGTGACTAATGCGCGAATGGAGACTAATGTGCCTGGCGTCTACGCCGCGGGTGATGTGCGCCAAAAGCACCTACGCCAGATCGTCACTGCCGCGGCCGATGGGGCCATCGCTGCTATGGCCGCCGATCACTATCTCGCCACTCAAAGAAAATAG
- a CDS encoding Hsp20/alpha crystallin family protein, with protein sequence MSITRWEPFRELVSLREAMDRLFEESFIRPPFWPREFAGEQLLTVDMYETPNEIILEAPVPGVKPEDIDISITGNTVCIKGERKAEQEIKREDYIRREQRYGRFYRELTIPTSIQSDKAEATFEHGVLRLHLPKAEEAKPKTIKIKTASK encoded by the coding sequence ATGTCTATAACACGCTGGGAACCGTTTCGAGAATTAGTGTCACTGCGAGAGGCAATGGATCGCCTCTTCGAGGAGAGCTTCATCAGACCGCCCTTCTGGCCGAGGGAATTCGCCGGTGAGCAGCTGCTGACTGTAGATATGTACGAGACGCCCAACGAGATCATCCTTGAAGCGCCTGTTCCGGGGGTTAAGCCTGAGGATATCGACATCAGCATCACGGGCAACACAGTGTGCATCAAAGGCGAACGCAAAGCCGAGCAGGAGATAAAGCGGGAGGATTACATTCGCCGTGAGCAGCGTTATGGCCGCTTCTATCGCGAATTGACGATACCCACCTCCATCCAGTCTGACAAGGCGGAGGCCACCTTCGAACATGGCGTGTTGAGGCTGCATCTACCCAAGGCCGAGGAAGCCAAGCCCAAGACGATAAAGATCAAGACGGCTTCCAAATAA
- a CDS encoding NAD-dependent epimerase/dehydratase family protein, whose product MRILAIGGTGFIGPHVVMRLCAMGHEITLFHRGHTKADLPLGVEHILGDRRHLADFAGELKHLAPQVVLDMFPFSEQDARTVMSTFKGFARRVVAISSQDVYRAYGTLIRIESGPIERVPLTEDAPLRQKLYPYRGETPRNQEDPRQWLDDYDKILVERTVMGDPDLPGTILQLPTVYGPGDKQHSLFEYLKRMDDNRPAILLGKGLANWCWTRGYVENVAAAIALVVTGERSIGRVYNVGEREALTMAEWVRTIGQAVGWNGKVVVVPEGHLPAHLAADINTDQHLVADTTRIRNELGYDEPVPQDEALRRTIAWERAHPPAKIDPERFNYATEDTILARLEQHGR is encoded by the coding sequence ATGCGCATTCTGGCCATTGGTGGAACGGGTTTCATCGGCCCACACGTAGTAATGCGTCTGTGCGCTATGGGCCATGAAATAACCCTGTTTCACCGTGGTCACACTAAAGCCGACTTGCCCCTTGGAGTCGAGCACATTCTGGGCGATCGGCGGCACCTAGCAGATTTTGCCGGCGAGTTAAAGCACCTTGCTCCCCAGGTTGTGCTGGACATGTTCCCTTTCTCAGAACAAGATGCTCGAACGGTCATGAGCACGTTCAAGGGCTTTGCCCGCCGGGTGGTAGCCATCAGCAGCCAGGACGTCTATCGTGCCTACGGAACGCTCATCCGCATTGAGTCCGGCCCCATAGAGCGCGTGCCCCTGACAGAGGACGCACCGCTGCGCCAGAAGCTCTACCCTTATCGCGGCGAGACTCCTCGAAATCAGGAAGACCCAAGGCAATGGTTAGACGACTATGACAAGATATTGGTCGAACGAACTGTTATGGGCGATCCGGACTTGCCCGGCACGATCTTGCAACTGCCAACGGTCTACGGCCCAGGGGACAAACAGCACAGCCTGTTCGAATATTTGAAGCGTATGGACGACAACCGCCCTGCTATCTTATTGGGCAAAGGCCTGGCTAACTGGTGTTGGACACGAGGCTACGTTGAAAACGTCGCCGCCGCTATAGCGCTGGTCGTGACAGGCGAGCGTTCCATAGGTCGCGTCTACAACGTCGGTGAGAGGGAAGCCCTTACCATGGCTGAATGGGTGAGAACGATTGGGCAAGCAGTAGGATGGAATGGCAAGGTCGTTGTTGTCCCTGAAGGCCACCTGCCTGCCCATCTGGCGGCAGACATCAACACAGACCAACACCTTGTCGCTGACACCACCCGAATACGAAATGAACTGGGTTACGACGAGCCTGTGCCGCAAGACGAAGCGCTCAGGCGGACCATTGCCTGGGAGCGAGCACATCCACCCGCTAAAATTGATCCTGAGAGGTTTAACTACGCAACGGAAGACACTATCTTGGCCAGGTTGGAGCAGCACGGCCGCTAA